The Pseudomonadota bacterium genome has a segment encoding these proteins:
- a CDS encoding dihydroorotase translates to MLLQNGRVIDPSSGLDGQADILVVGGRVKAVGTVKERDLPPGCKTYDLGGLWVTPGLIDMHVHLREPGEEYKETIASGTMAAAAGGFTAVACMPNTSPINDSQGVTSLILARAVGASARVYPVGSISKGAKGEELAEFGEMKTAGVVALSDDGVPVVNSQLFKRALEYSGNYDLLLISHSEEIFLSRGGAMNDGSVSTRLGLRGIPSAAESIAVYRDIALAEYTGRPVHIAHVSTGEAVDLIRRAKSKGCRVTAETAPHYFTLTDQDVGNYNTNAKMNPPLRSEKDRLEMIRGLQDGTIDAIATDHAPHSRLEKDKEFDQAANGIIGLETSLPLSLELVRVGIIDPVRLIELMSVNPARILGVEGGTLKEGCIADITVIDPEKKFVFAAEGIRSKSRNSPFIDRELTGKAVMTILGGRITHSELA, encoded by the coding sequence ATGCTGTTGCAGAACGGCAGGGTGATTGATCCTTCGTCAGGGCTCGATGGTCAGGCCGACATCCTTGTTGTTGGCGGCAGGGTCAAGGCGGTTGGGACTGTGAAGGAAAGAGATCTGCCGCCTGGCTGCAAAACTTATGATCTTGGCGGGCTGTGGGTGACTCCTGGTCTGATCGACATGCATGTTCACCTGCGTGAGCCGGGAGAAGAGTATAAGGAAACAATCGCTTCCGGGACCATGGCCGCTGCCGCAGGAGGCTTCACAGCCGTTGCCTGTATGCCGAATACTTCACCGATCAACGATTCCCAGGGGGTGACTTCGCTCATCCTTGCCAGAGCGGTTGGCGCCTCCGCCAGGGTGTATCCGGTGGGCAGCATCAGCAAGGGCGCCAAGGGGGAAGAGCTCGCGGAGTTCGGTGAGATGAAAACAGCCGGAGTGGTTGCCTTGTCGGATGATGGCGTTCCCGTTGTCAACAGCCAGCTTTTCAAGCGGGCTCTTGAATATTCCGGCAATTATGACCTGCTGCTGATTTCCCATTCCGAGGAGATATTTTTGAGCCGGGGCGGGGCAATGAATGACGGCTCCGTTTCCACCAGGCTTGGCCTCCGGGGGATTCCCTCTGCTGCAGAAAGCATTGCGGTGTATCGGGATATCGCTCTGGCGGAATATACCGGGCGACCGGTTCATATTGCCCATGTCAGTACCGGCGAGGCGGTTGACCTTATTCGGCGTGCAAAATCAAAGGGTTGCAGAGTCACCGCCGAGACCGCGCCTCATTATTTCACTCTTACCGATCAGGATGTGGGAAATTATAACACCAATGCCAAGATGAACCCTCCTCTGCGCTCCGAGAAGGACAGGCTTGAGATGATCAGGGGGCTGCAGGACGGGACTATCGACGCGATCGCCACCGATCATGCTCCCCACAGCAGGCTTGAAAAAGACAAGGAATTTGACCAGGCTGCCAACGGAATCATCGGTCTTGAAACGTCGCTTCCGCTTTCCCTTGAACTGGTGAGAGTTGGCATTATTGACCCTGTCAGGCTGATTGAGTTGATGTCGGTGAACCCTGCCCGGATTCTGGGGGTGGAGGGAGGGACTCTGAAGGAAGGGTGTATCGCCGATATCACGGTCATCGATCCGGAGAAAAAGTTTGTGTTTGCCGCTGAAGGGATACGGTCAAAAAGCAGGAACTCTCCGTTTATCGATCGGGAGCTGACCGGAAAGGCGGTCATGACCATTCTGGGCGGCCGGATCACCCATAGCGAACTCGCCTGA
- a CDS encoding aspartate carbamoyltransferase catalytic subunit, with the protein MQSDYVFRHKHLLSMEDLSVQDISFILQTAESFKEISTRAIKKVPTLRGKTVINLFFEPSTRTRLSFEVAAKRLSADTFNISASTSSATKGETLVDTARNLEAMHPDIIILRHSSSGSPDLLTHHLQSSVVNAGDGTHEHPSQGLLDLMTVKEGKGGFAGLKIAIIGDIAHSRVAHSDIIGFTKMGAEVFVCGPATMIPPYLEQFGAKVCRSVQDAVADADVVMALRIQRERQLDPLIPSLREYASFFGVNEKLLNLAKPDALIMHPGPINRGVEIDPGVADGPRSVILDQVTNGVAIRMAILYLLMGGD; encoded by the coding sequence ATGCAATCTGATTATGTGTTTCGCCATAAACATCTTCTCAGTATGGAAGATCTGTCAGTTCAAGATATTTCGTTTATCCTCCAGACCGCCGAATCATTCAAAGAGATTTCGACCAGAGCCATCAAGAAGGTGCCGACTCTTCGCGGCAAAACCGTAATCAATCTTTTCTTTGAGCCCAGCACCAGAACCAGACTCTCTTTTGAGGTGGCCGCCAAACGCCTCAGCGCTGACACCTTTAACATTTCCGCTTCAACGAGCAGTGCCACCAAAGGTGAAACTCTTGTGGATACGGCCCGGAATCTTGAAGCGATGCATCCTGACATCATCATTCTCCGGCACTCATCGTCCGGATCTCCGGATCTGTTGACCCATCATCTGCAGTCATCTGTTGTCAATGCCGGGGATGGCACCCATGAGCATCCGAGTCAGGGCCTCCTTGACCTGATGACCGTCAAGGAGGGAAAAGGGGGTTTTGCGGGCCTGAAGATTGCCATTATCGGCGACATTGCCCACAGTCGGGTCGCTCATTCCGATATTATCGGGTTTACGAAAATGGGGGCAGAGGTTTTTGTCTGTGGGCCGGCCACCATGATCCCTCCCTATCTTGAGCAGTTTGGGGCAAAAGTATGCCGTTCGGTGCAGGACGCCGTGGCAGACGCAGATGTGGTGATGGCCCTTCGGATTCAGAGAGAGCGACAGCTCGACCCCCTGATCCCGTCCCTTCGGGAGTATGCATCTTTTTTCGGAGTGAATGAAAAACTGCTGAATCTCGCAAAACCTGATGCGCTGATCATGCATCCCGGCCCGATAAATCGCGGAGTGGAAATTGATCCCGGGGTCGCTGACGGGCCAAGATCGGTTATCCTTGACCAGGTAACCAACGGCGTGGCGATCAGGATGGCAATACTGTACCTTCTGATGGGTGGTGATTAA
- the lepB gene encoding signal peptidase I, whose product MEESSPRKKSLLREYAEAIIIALILALFIRTFVVQAFKIPSGSMIPTLLIGDHILVSKFIYGVRNPLTGKVLIPIRNPERNDIVVFKYPLNPDQDFIKRVIGVPGDTIEIVDKKLFVNGNELENDKGVYLDDRVLSGEGRPRDNFGPVTVPAESLFVMGDNRDNSHDSRFWSFVDFKDLRGKAFIMYWSWDNENFDVRWSRIGSMLH is encoded by the coding sequence ATTGAAGAATCCTCCCCCAGAAAGAAGTCGCTTCTTCGTGAATATGCAGAAGCAATTATCATCGCCTTAATCCTGGCATTGTTTATCAGGACATTTGTCGTTCAGGCCTTTAAAATTCCTTCCGGTTCCATGATTCCGACTTTATTGATCGGTGATCACATTCTGGTCAGTAAATTTATATATGGCGTCAGGAATCCATTGACCGGGAAGGTGCTCATTCCGATCAGGAACCCGGAAAGAAATGATATTGTAGTTTTCAAATATCCACTGAACCCCGATCAGGATTTTATCAAACGGGTGATTGGTGTCCCCGGTGATACAATTGAGATTGTTGACAAGAAATTGTTTGTGAATGGTAATGAACTTGAAAATGACAAGGGCGTCTATCTTGATGACCGAGTGTTGTCGGGCGAAGGGCGACCGCGGGATAATTTCGGCCCGGTGACAGTGCCGGCGGAATCACTTTTTGTAATGGGTGATAATCGAGACAACAGTCACGATTCCCGTTTCTGGAGTTTTGTTGATTTCAAGGATTTGCGCGGCAAAGCATTTATAATGTACTGGTCCTGGGACAATGAGAACTTCGATGTCCGTTGGAGCCGGATAGGCAGCATGCTCCACTGA
- a CDS encoding pilus assembly protein PilM, whose translation MGGLKLPKFSFNIPFLGGQKLAVGLDIGSHSVKICQLAQSGSGYKLVCLGSATLPPDSVEDGVLQNPEAVSKAVSGLIKNLKLKGKKVAISISGYSVIVKKINLAVMDEEELASHIQAEAEQYIPFDIDDVYMDFQDLKTNTADDDRTDIMLVAAKKEVVNGYLEVLGAAGLKTIIVDVDAFALENAYGATFGGSNENIGLVDIGASKMNINIVSNGTSVLARDIVLGSRLLTEQIQNHFGISFEEAEALKIGSTSSEEKKRELEDIFVNTCTQWVTEVKRALDFYYSNYPEETINKLVLSGGGAKVKGLAKLFSEETGIKTHIFNPFARTESDPSKIDNDYLNNIAPEMALSTGLATRSADI comes from the coding sequence ATGGGTGGTTTGAAACTTCCAAAATTCAGCTTCAACATCCCTTTCCTTGGCGGGCAGAAACTTGCAGTCGGCCTGGATATCGGGTCTCATTCAGTAAAAATCTGCCAGCTCGCACAGTCAGGGAGCGGATACAAACTTGTATGCCTGGGGAGCGCCACACTTCCTCCCGATTCGGTCGAAGATGGTGTCCTGCAGAATCCGGAAGCCGTCTCCAAAGCCGTCAGCGGTCTTATCAAGAACCTCAAACTCAAGGGCAAGAAAGTTGCCATTTCAATTTCAGGATATTCGGTAATCGTCAAAAAAATCAACCTCGCCGTGATGGATGAAGAAGAACTGGCCTCACACATTCAGGCCGAAGCGGAACAATATATCCCCTTTGATATTGACGATGTGTATATGGATTTTCAGGACCTGAAAACAAATACTGCTGATGACGACAGAACAGACATCATGCTGGTTGCCGCCAAAAAAGAGGTCGTCAACGGATACCTTGAAGTGCTCGGGGCGGCCGGTCTTAAAACAATCATTGTCGATGTCGATGCCTTTGCCCTGGAAAACGCCTACGGAGCAACCTTCGGCGGCAGCAATGAAAACATCGGCCTTGTCGATATCGGCGCCTCCAAAATGAATATCAACATTGTCTCCAATGGCACCTCGGTTCTCGCCCGCGACATCGTGCTCGGCAGCAGACTCCTGACCGAGCAGATACAGAACCACTTCGGAATATCCTTTGAAGAAGCGGAGGCGCTTAAAATCGGAAGCACCTCTTCCGAGGAAAAAAAGAGGGAACTCGAAGATATTTTTGTCAATACCTGCACCCAATGGGTCACTGAGGTCAAAAGGGCCCTCGATTTCTACTATTCGAATTACCCGGAAGAAACCATCAACAAACTGGTGTTAAGCGGAGGAGGGGCCAAAGTCAAAGGACTCGCAAAACTCTTTAGTGAAGAGACAGGAATCAAGACTCATATTTTCAATCCCTTTGCCAGAACCGAGTCGGATCCCAGCAAGATCGACAACGACTACTTAAATAATATTGCACCGGAGATGGCCCTGTCCACAGGCCTGGCTACCCGCTCTGCCGACATTTAA
- a CDS encoding PilN domain-containing protein, translating into MIHINLLPVRQIRRRLQVRNEVAVFGASVMVVLVAIGLVGLNMKSTVTEKKSENQVLSKKKASYQPILDEIEKLKKDKKEQETKLDVIKKLKTGSQTLVHVLDELAKVTPSNRAWVNTMKHSGGSMDITGVALDNATIAQYMRSIRESEYFSDAELSQSSQIVVAGAKLKSFALKIGVTTPVREEDPDQTKETKN; encoded by the coding sequence ATGATACATATTAATCTATTGCCGGTAAGGCAAATCAGAAGGCGGTTGCAGGTCCGAAATGAAGTGGCCGTTTTTGGTGCTTCAGTGATGGTTGTTCTGGTTGCGATCGGTCTTGTCGGGCTTAATATGAAAAGCACTGTAACTGAGAAAAAATCCGAGAATCAGGTCTTGAGCAAGAAAAAAGCATCATATCAGCCGATACTCGACGAAATCGAGAAGCTGAAAAAAGACAAGAAAGAACAGGAAACCAAACTTGATGTCATAAAAAAACTGAAGACAGGTTCGCAGACCCTGGTACATGTACTTGACGAACTTGCCAAAGTGACTCCTTCGAATCGAGCATGGGTCAATACAATGAAGCATTCCGGCGGATCAATGGATATAACAGGAGTTGCTCTCGATAATGCAACAATTGCTCAGTACATGAGAAGTATTAGAGAGTCTGAATACTTTTCCGATGCCGAACTTTCACAATCTTCACAAATCGTTGTTGCTGGTGCAAAATTAAAATCATTTGCACTGAAAATCGGTGTTACAACCCCTGTCCGCGAAGAAGACCCAGATCAAACAAAAGAAACAAAAAATTAA
- the pilO gene encoding type 4a pilus biogenesis protein PilO, translating into MKENFLKIKTVYENFLDNKVAFLNRQYKLAIFAAAVTIPIVLFFFLFVSPTSKEIKKLNKDNRYLRGEIQKVEAIAGKLDEHKQEMAEVQLRLKAASLLLPKQKEIPDLLTSISEQGTSSGLEFISFQPKTERPEQFYAVIPVSIAVKGSYHKIGSFLDKVSKLNRIVSVTNIDLGSPQRSEGEMLLGANMELVTYRFIDTNVDTTKKQ; encoded by the coding sequence ATGAAAGAAAACTTCCTGAAAATAAAAACTGTTTATGAAAACTTCCTTGATAACAAGGTTGCATTTCTTAATCGCCAGTACAAACTTGCCATCTTTGCGGCAGCTGTAACAATTCCGATTGTATTATTCTTTTTTCTTTTTGTTTCTCCTACCTCCAAAGAAATCAAAAAACTCAACAAGGACAATCGATATCTCCGTGGTGAAATACAAAAAGTAGAAGCCATAGCCGGTAAACTGGATGAACATAAACAGGAAATGGCGGAAGTACAACTCAGATTGAAAGCCGCGTCCTTGTTATTGCCTAAACAGAAAGAGATTCCAGACCTTCTTACGAGTATCTCTGAACAGGGTACAAGCTCGGGACTAGAATTCATTTCCTTCCAGCCCAAGACTGAAAGACCGGAACAATTTTATGCAGTTATTCCTGTATCAATAGCCGTAAAGGGTTCTTACCACAAAATAGGCTCATTTTTAGACAAAGTTAGCAAATTAAATCGTATCGTTTCAGTGACCAATATTGATCTGGGCAGCCCTCAAAGAAGCGAAGGAGAAATGTTACTAGGTGCCAATATGGAACTAGTTACATACAGATTTATTGACACAAACGTTGACACAACAAAAAAACAATGA
- a CDS encoding pilus assembly protein PilP: protein MNTTQINNIPSRPKFLVFWFAMCGLYILLLQFIPTQNVHAQIEFSNEKESEQIKIAEALDALLKSMKIEAFEYQVENRPDPFMPFISDKIDQPVEIDISPERLTGMRQFEPGQLKVVAIMFTENNPMAMVEDSAGKGYVIRRGTKIGRSGIVSDIVPNQVIIKQLTYSMTRERKYNTVEMILRKEGERP, encoded by the coding sequence ATGAACACCACTCAGATAAATAACATACCATCCAGACCAAAATTTCTAGTGTTCTGGTTTGCAATGTGTGGATTATACATATTGCTGTTGCAGTTTATTCCGACTCAAAACGTGCATGCTCAAATTGAATTTTCAAATGAAAAAGAATCGGAGCAGATAAAAATAGCAGAAGCTCTTGATGCTTTGCTTAAATCCATGAAAATCGAAGCTTTTGAATATCAAGTTGAAAATAGACCTGATCCTTTCATGCCATTTATCTCTGACAAAATTGACCAACCTGTAGAAATTGACATATCACCTGAAAGACTGACCGGCATGAGACAATTTGAACCAGGGCAACTTAAAGTTGTAGCTATTATGTTTACAGAAAATAACCCCATGGCTATGGTCGAAGATTCCGCCGGCAAGGGCTATGTGATCCGTCGTGGGACTAAGATAGGAAGGTCCGGGATCGTATCCGATATTGTCCCGAACCAGGTGATAATCAAACAGTTGACTTACTCCATGACTCGCGAGAGGAAATACAACACTGTGGAGATGATATTAAGAAAAGAGGGAGAACGTCCGTGA
- a CDS encoding AMIN domain-containing protein: MIALMKPKVVFTGIFLFCYAFTAYTTESGAAVSAEKNSRLGVSIGSDIDSYQTEGGMPTDHLIFAAVPSSSDSTSAAEKKTTFQINSLKWEQTAEDFILRVQGDNPPTYTMYELFDPLRVIIDIADASMGATVNLPLEQPQGPVSLVNGKVLEDKEPFIARLEIFLNEDNSYTVERIDNDIIIRFPKSATDIEPMEATAAGEVQQEEAIEPAGSAIETPTVPTETLTEVAPVAAIVVPDENIGAESPMREDIVTETKPMDTPTPEPSADMSSYSAPAPVDAEPQADQATVLFDVEVNHTPTETLIYLKGDGAIRDFKEVKLGKNLKANRPDRIYLDVDNVKLAGPIETKTVGTAVSKIRTAQRKNGFRIVFDSGLETLFDYNLKVQSDGLLVTIIEPSPATALIAGLMKDAGQTPEPEIAPQPEIIATEDVIAMAAEPAQPSLPTSTGTKTATVSEKTQQNAKQSKAPKALEDFAFAGYEKQRITVDFYKIDLHNVFRLFGEVSNLNMVVDESVNGSLTLALNDVPWDFALDIILNLKDLQKEERFNTIVISPKSKKFAWPERTLDTIDFKADLDLLNVQAQEHESIKISKMQDIPETVVEAKKLIHQADIKEKSGQFEAALPLYEDAFKKWPDNIVLAKRIAGLCLVNLSQNAKAVKYAKAALQINSKDTDAALQAAIGFARMMKTDLAKEYFELSINGTTPSSEALTSYSGFCEESQDYDCAINMLKRHNDLHGDTLQTMISKARILDKQGKMDEAANEYRALLLSGYEIPPDLARFIKARVIMAGN, from the coding sequence GTGATTGCCCTTATGAAACCGAAAGTTGTATTCACTGGAATTTTTCTGTTTTGTTATGCATTTACCGCATACACCACAGAATCTGGCGCTGCTGTCTCTGCAGAAAAAAACAGTCGCCTGGGTGTAAGCATAGGTAGCGACATCGACAGCTACCAAACAGAAGGAGGAATGCCGACGGACCACCTCATATTTGCTGCGGTCCCCTCCAGTTCAGACAGCACATCCGCAGCAGAGAAGAAAACCACTTTTCAAATCAACTCACTGAAATGGGAGCAGACGGCTGAAGACTTCATACTTAGAGTTCAGGGCGACAACCCTCCAACTTATACAATGTATGAACTTTTTGATCCGCTGAGAGTCATTATCGATATTGCTGATGCATCCATGGGAGCCACCGTCAATCTACCACTGGAACAACCCCAAGGCCCTGTTTCACTTGTAAACGGCAAAGTGCTTGAAGACAAGGAACCATTTATCGCCAGACTCGAAATATTCCTGAATGAGGACAACAGCTATACTGTTGAAAGAATCGACAACGACATCATCATCAGATTTCCCAAATCAGCAACCGATATTGAACCAATGGAAGCAACTGCGGCGGGGGAAGTTCAGCAGGAAGAAGCTATTGAACCCGCCGGGAGCGCCATTGAAACACCCACCGTACCCACAGAAACTCTGACAGAAGTTGCACCTGTGGCCGCTATTGTCGTGCCGGATGAAAACATTGGCGCCGAAAGCCCCATGCGTGAAGACATCGTCACCGAAACCAAGCCAATGGATACCCCCACTCCGGAGCCATCTGCTGATATGAGCAGCTATTCAGCACCCGCGCCGGTCGACGCTGAACCGCAAGCGGATCAAGCAACGGTGCTTTTCGACGTCGAGGTTAACCACACGCCAACCGAGACCTTGATCTATCTGAAGGGCGATGGCGCCATCCGCGATTTCAAGGAAGTGAAACTGGGGAAAAACCTCAAAGCGAACAGGCCGGACCGGATTTATCTCGATGTTGACAATGTAAAACTTGCAGGCCCGATAGAAACAAAAACTGTCGGTACAGCCGTTTCCAAAATCCGAACTGCACAACGGAAAAATGGCTTCAGGATAGTTTTTGACTCCGGCCTGGAGACCCTTTTTGATTACAACCTTAAAGTACAGTCAGATGGCCTGCTTGTGACCATCATTGAACCTTCTCCTGCGACTGCACTTATCGCCGGGCTTATGAAAGACGCTGGTCAAACCCCGGAACCGGAAATTGCTCCACAGCCGGAAATTATTGCTACAGAAGATGTTATCGCCATGGCCGCAGAACCTGCGCAGCCTTCACTCCCAACTTCAACCGGAACCAAAACCGCGACCGTTAGCGAAAAAACACAGCAAAATGCGAAGCAATCAAAAGCGCCAAAAGCACTGGAAGATTTTGCCTTTGCCGGATATGAAAAACAGCGGATTACTGTCGATTTTTACAAGATTGACCTGCATAATGTATTCAGGCTTTTTGGCGAAGTAAGCAATCTCAATATGGTCGTTGATGAAAGTGTAAACGGTTCCCTGACCTTGGCACTCAACGATGTTCCATGGGATTTTGCACTTGATATCATTCTTAATCTTAAAGACCTTCAAAAAGAAGAAAGATTCAACACCATAGTCATTTCTCCAAAGTCCAAAAAGTTCGCATGGCCGGAAAGAACTCTTGACACCATAGATTTCAAAGCAGATCTTGATTTGCTGAATGTACAGGCGCAAGAACATGAATCTATAAAGATCAGTAAAATGCAGGACATCCCGGAAACAGTTGTTGAAGCTAAAAAACTTATTCATCAGGCCGATATTAAAGAGAAAAGCGGCCAGTTCGAAGCCGCCTTACCTTTATACGAAGACGCCTTCAAAAAATGGCCTGATAACATAGTGCTTGCCAAAAGAATTGCCGGGCTTTGCCTAGTAAACCTTTCACAAAACGCAAAAGCGGTAAAGTATGCCAAGGCGGCTTTGCAGATCAACAGCAAGGATACCGATGCCGCTCTGCAAGCAGCTATTGGTTTTGCCCGGATGATGAAAACTGATTTGGCCAAAGAGTATTTCGAACTGTCCATAAATGGCACAACCCCTTCAAGCGAAGCACTTACCAGCTATTCCGGCTTTTGTGAAGAGAGTCAGGATTACGACTGCGCCATCAATATGCTCAAAAGACACAACGATCTACATGGCGACACTCTTCAGACGATGATCAGCAAAGCCAGAATATTAGACAAACAAGGCAAAATGGATGAAGCGGCTAATGAATACCGGGCGTTGCTACTATCAGGATATGAAATACCTCCCGATTTAGCGCGGTTCATTAAAGCCAGAGTGATAATGGCCGGTAATTAG